Below is a genomic region from Solanum stenotomum isolate F172 unplaced genomic scaffold, ASM1918654v1 scaffold19040, whole genome shotgun sequence.
CTTTATTAATTCCTTTCCTCCCACGTGCTCTTTTCTTCTTTGATCTCTACAGTACACGTGTCCCCTTTTATTGATAATGACAGACAAGCTCTAATTCCTTACAGCTACTGACATCCAATCAGCTTCATAAAGCAACTAAACATAAAGGATATCAACTCTCAAACgctatatattatttacaatAGGTCACTCAAGCATGGATTTACTTTGTATCCTTTCTATGTGATAGGTAGACTTAATAAAGTAACTAGCAAATCCATAGTTAAAACTTGACTAATGTCCTAATGAATAGCTAAACGCTAAATTCAGaagtcaaaattttcatcataaaaattaataacttttctttataaCTTCAACTCAAGTAACAAataatgttttcttggtaattTTACCATTTTAAGCATTTCAAATTCTATAACATATTTGTCAAAAATTCTATAACATACAAAATTAGCAATTCTTTGATCAATGATTCTTAAAGTATATCGATTCTGATCATAAGAAGTCTATCCGGGCCGCTAATAGTTTAGGTTAGCTAATGAAGCGCAACCTACTGCCATCCTACAACCAGAGCATCTAATAACCAGGTGAAAAAGTACAAAACAATCAACATGAAGAAACCAGAATTAGCAAGCACATTCATGAGTGAAAATTGGAACAGCTCAATGTAATTTTACTTTATTGATTAATAAGAAATGAGGGATAAAATGTGGCTGAGTTCTTTCCAGACTCAAGAGTGGGTTTACAAAATGGTAAGCAAGACACAAACGGCTTACTACCCAGCATATGGTACAAACAATGAAAAGGCATTCTAAAATATTGTTCAGTAGTGGTCTGAAAGTAAACTAAGCCAAAGTCCTCCGATATATAGACATTTCATGATACATTTGAAGTCTGAAAACAAAGGCACGGTATAATATCCATTGGCTCGCCTCTATACTCTGAGAGGCACAGGAAGAAACATGGACCTTTATAAGGATTAAGTTGTGTGGAAAAGGTTATTGTTCCTCCGATTTTTCCAGAACAGAAAATCCAAAACAAACATGAACTAAAGTTCTTTCAAATAAAGGATATAAATAGTTATGAGCAACCAAAGGTTAATGAAGTATTTTAAGCAAGTAGAGCATATTAAGCAATGAGGATGTTACCTATCATAAGATTCACTGCTGCCAGTTGTCTCAATCAGAACATAAAAGTTATGCATTGAGGAAGGAAATGGATTACGGACACCTTCTAGATGTTTCAGGACCTGCTCCACGTAACATAATAGATAATGCTGCATTAATATACTGCATGAGAGTGACCTATAGCATTTATAATAGTCGTCAAAATAACTTGAATCTCCAACTTAAAATAACAGTCTAAGCACAAAGTTGACAGGTAAGGAAAGATGGCTGACTATGCAGCACCTGCAAGCTTACAATGCAATTTTGAATAACAGACGAAGTAACAATGCAGTAGTTATCATTCATCAAGTATAATAACCTACATAAAGCAACTCAAATAGAACAGGAAAAAGAACTTGACATTCCCAGATGATATCGTCAGGTGACTTGATGGATTAAAAAGACACATAAAGCTCACCAGATCCATTGCGCCATGATCAAGGAATTCAAATGCAGAAAGAATTTCCCCAAGTTTCCTCTTTGCCTCTAACAAAAGTTTCTGATGGCAAACAGAATTTTCAGCAAGTAAAGTTATCATTCCAAGCAACTTCATAGTTGTATCATACTTCAGAGGGTAGAACCTTTATTACCAGGCAGCTTGCATAATCTTTACAAGCAAGAAAGCATACATTTACAGAGGACAACTTTGGAGGAGTAAAAATGGAAACCTTCGTTACAATACCCAAGGATCCTTCACTCCCTATGCcatgtaataaaataaaatgtttatcACAATGTAAAACAACTTCTGTTGACAtagaataaataatataatctcACCTATAAATAAATGTTTCAAGTCATATCCAGTGTTATCTTTCCGTAAAGTGCCCAGCATATCAAGCACCGTTCCATTTGCTAAAACCACTTCAAGACCTGAATAGATGAAAGTACATTTGAGAACACATACAGAAGGATGGACTTCActtatatgtttttttagaaCAACAttacttttatgtttttcaGACAGAAAGATCTTGAAAGACTCATACATAGCCTTGTCCTCAAACGAATGTGACAAAATGGATCCCAAGTTTATCTAACAGATCTAAGAGAAGgaacataattttcattattgGTTAAATCTTTCATCAGCCTCATTAACAGACTCACAGATTCATTTAGGTCAACAACTTCGACTCAGAAGTTCCATAAGATAGCACAATCAGATCTTACCAAGCACACTGCCATGCAGTGAACCATAGCGGAGAAGTCGCAAACCACCAGCATTAGTTGAGACGTTTCCACCAATTTGGCAGCTTCCTTTAGCACCTAAATCTAGTGGCATAACAAACCTAAGACAGAATGTGATTGACATTGATTTCATAAGGAAACAGAATAAAAAAGAACTTATTCAGTGGCATCAAAAGAGCTAGTAAGAAGTACCCAGAATAAGTTTATAAATAGAAACGAACTAGACAGAAGATAGATGTAAGAAACAGGACAGAATTTTCAATGCTGTTTTTGTTTCTATTGTCATGATATTAAAATAAGATGATAACAGAGTTTGGAGAAGATCAGTCTACGAATTTGCAGATGGTAATATTAAACTGAAACACCTTGCTATTACATGGTAAGAATGCTTAGAATAGAGTCACTCTGATGGATAACACTACAGAGTTTATATGCCAATTAAATGGTGAAAGAAACATTCTTTGGTCAGAAAGTTGCAAATATATGACAATAAAGTATTCAAAGGTGTTCCACTGTTTCTAGattaaaacctaaaaaattGCACAAGCAgaattatccaaaaaaaaaaacactatccTTGACATGATTCATATAGTAATCATAAAAGGTCTCAAGTAAGAAAAAATCACCCTTGGTTATCAAGAAAAGCGATGAGGTTTTCCAAAATGCATCCTGCCTCACAAACCAGTATGCCACTAACCTACAAAAAGATGTAAAGGAGGACAACTTATTCTATCTGCATAGACTTTATGCATTCGTAAAGAACTCTTTCCTTCATCAAGTTTAAATCTGACAAGAATAAGAATTGAAGATAGATCAGTAGAGTTACTTTAATCTTGTCACTGACATCTTTTTTACGctgaaataatatttatatcacCCTGCAAAAGCAAGGGTTCATGTAGTATTTACACTCACCAGCACATTTTCAGAATAAACTTACTCTTACCTtgtcaaaagaaatgattttatTCATATGACTAGTACTGACAATCACCTGGacattttcaaaataaagaaagaatacATCAGTAATCAgttaagaaaagaattataagaCCAGCCAACATATTTATGTCAGAGAATTTTCAAACATTCACAGCAACGAACATATCCAGCAGCAAAACCACTAGTTACATCAATCAGTCTATCAACTATTCCTCAATCCCAGACTAATTGTGGTCGGCTATATAAATCATCTATATCTGTTTCACATTTCTTATCCCAGAAAAAAAATACAGTAGCAATAATATTGATGTTTAAAATGACTAGAAGTTCAGAAAACATGGATAATGATTGATAGATGTCGATTACTACTAATTCTAGCTTGACGAGTATCAGTGATTAGCTCGTGTGTGAGACATAGATATCTAAACTGATTGGTTTGAAAAGAAATACAAGTTCAATATCTCTAAAATGAGTTAGGAGGAAGTTCTGGCTTGGTTCTAAGCTgttaaattgagaaaaaagacTTGCATTACCACAGCTTTGAAGTTTAAACTCTCCTCACAGTGCAATTGTTTATAGAGTCAAGAAAACATTCAGCAGTTTTCTTGTCAGTGTTTACATTTCAAGCAGCCCAATGAACAATGCAATAATGCCGCCGCAGATCCTTCCCACTTCCGAAAGAGAGAAAAGTGGAAATAAGGGTTTAAGCAGCATCGGAGTGAAGTTGTAAGAACATCGATAAGAGAGTAACTGAAACATGAGTGTATTCCTCCTAGGTGAAGCTTTAAAGTAAAATGAGATCCGTTTGCCCCCCTATTCTTACCATTTTAACAGAAGATGGTTTAAGCAACATGATGCAGCAATAGTTATGTTTACTTCACATGATTAGGCAATTATCAGAAAACTTCATTCCCATAGGTAATTAGCAAAATTAAGGTTTGGCCCTTCCGAATAGGACACACTGGTATCAGAAATGTCAAATTTAATGACCCAATTATTACCCTTTGTCCTTTGGACAGTTCAGTGACAATTTGTTTGAATGGATTCGGCTTGACTTTAACCAAAATTTGATCCCAAAAACTTCTACAAGTATTTTATTGTGCCAACTATTCTGAATTATTAAGTCTTCATGTATACTTTACATGAAAGTACTCTTTATCATTATGATTTTGGGCTCCTTAAACTATGATATGAAACATTAAAACATACCCTGGTAAACTATGTTTAAAGGTTTTTGGCTACTTGTGCTCTCACTCTGATTTTACAAACTAAGACAATCGATCTATAAAATagcattttcttattaaaaTGGCTTTAATGAAACTAATTGTTTATCTGTTTTAAGATCCAAATCAACAACATCTATACCAGGTAATTAACAGTGTTGTTGAGGGCGAAAAGTTTTGAGAGTCTATTAGGGCTTTAAGCTCAAAGCGCAATTAAACTGTGGATGTTATTAAAGGAAACCGCgatgaagaacaaaaattatGTATGTAATGCAagaaaaaataactataatcacagaaaataataattatatgaacAAGTAGTTGAAACAaactataattaaaatatttaaatggaATAGATGAGGTTGGAAAAAAAAGCAAAATTTCAATTAGATGAAAAATGCAGTTTTAAGATTTTTATTCCGTTTAGGTTAAGTTTTCTTATATTAAATCTATAAACTCCTTTTCCTAAATAAGTACCAAATTCATTCATACCATTTTCTTAACAATTAAAATATCTCTTCTccaattatatttattttttagtgcCAACCTCTTCAAGATAGCATGGTTAATGAAGCGCACATCTTCATGCCTTGAAACCAACATTGAATGCCAGTTAAGCGGGAGAAGTGCACTAGGTAAGCGTCACCTATCTTCAGATCTTAAATGCGCCACAAATGAGCCTTTAAAAACAGTGGTAAACAATCAAATAGAAGAAGATATAATACAATGTGACGGCAGCCTATCTGTTAGGATTCTTAGAGAAGGATCGAGTCACAGGACGATGAACAGGAAAATCTAAATCAATTGACTTTGACTTTCCCTTGCCTTTGTTCGAACTCCTAGATCGacctatttttgtatataacttCAGCTCATTGAAGGGAGactgaaaccttagagttcaatggAAGAGAGAACTCCGATCTCTTGCTTTTTACTAAAATCTGACTTACCGATTTATNAACCAAATAGAAGAAGCTATAATACAATGTGACGGCAGCCTATCATTCTATAATTAATATGACTAATGGAAAACAAACTAACAATCTCTACTTGGACATACGACATTCATGGTACTGTATCCATCTACCCACAATTAAATTATCAGTGGTCATCAAGTAATCAAGAACTCCTTACCTCATCAAAAGCAGGAACACTTCCTCCCACAAGACCTGTATTCCCCCCTTGTGGAACAACAGCCAGGCACCTGGAATTGCAATATTTAAGAATCTGAGATACCTGTAGAACCAAAGTCAAAGAAACACAAATGGGAAACCAAAAGGTGTAGATATTAGTATCTATTATCAATAAGGAGCAAAAGATTTGTGAAGAGACGTGACATTTCAACCTCCTCTGCTGTCCGAGGTTGGAGCATAAGTTTACTGGTGCCCTTGTATTTCCTCATCCAATCCGTGTTCACAGCATCGAGTGTCTCTTCATCTTGAACCACCCCTCTTTCCcctaatatatttttgaaatagctCAAGTCTTCTGAACTAATTGTTGAAAAATCTGGTCTTCTTTGAATAATGGTGGCCTGAGAAGCAAAACATCTATACTGGTTTCTGCATGTGTTCCATGGATTCGTACCCAGAGATACCGGGAGATGTTTAAATGTTTGAAATTCTTGTTGATAATTACCAATATAAGGTTTTACCAACTCAGAAGGTTGGCTACAATGATACCTTGAACCTACAAACCATGAAAATGAAGATTGTCAGTTTGCTTCATCAGAGTATCTTTTAGAATACACATACAATTAGTTCCAGTTGGGTTCATTTTCAACTAAACCTTAATATAACGCCACTTCATTCATTGAACCTGAGGTTTTATCAGAACAAACTCAGTAGATAACAACCGGAGTTCTACCTCAGtgattttttattcaatcaGTAACCCCAAAACCatgtgactaattttttttgttgtcaaaaatcaagacaaaatgAGAACGGTTCAATCAAGCATCCTCATCCTCAAGTAACAAAAGTCAAAAAATTGCAGGCTCTAAATCAGAGCAGCTCCACATGCAATCATCAAAAAATTACGTCTCAGTCCAAAATTAATTGAGTCAACTATCAGACTGTTTGGTACAGACGATAGAGGTGGATCCAGGATTTGACGTTTGGGGATTCCTACAACGACCTCAAGTTAATATACAATGATAGTTGCATTCacaataaaatattcatttggTTTCTTAATATATACAAGGTCAGTGCAAAAATTAAGCTCTAGATAAGCCACTTACGAGGGAAGTCAAGTGGAGGTCATTTTtcgaggaaaatattttccatcaaAATGGAAAAAGTGACTTCCCTCCCTTATAGATGGAAGTGTTATTTTTGTTACAACTATCTAAACTTTTAACTACATTTTACTTACTCCAACTAAAACTTGGACACCATCTAAGTTGCTCGGACACAGGTGCAGGTGTCCGATACAGGTGGATCTAGTAGTTGGATCATTCATGATCTAAATATTAAGATTTGGGATTAGGATACAGGTGCGGAGATAAAgctaaaataattcaaatatct
It encodes:
- the LOC125850767 gene encoding D-2-hydroxyglutarate dehydrogenase, mitochondrial isoform X2; this translates as MEDWKSTYRLLTHCKHFFHRRLSPNFDNSKPFCTSGSRYHCSQPSELVKPYIGNYQQEFQTFKHLPVSLGTNPWNTCRNQYRCFASQATIIQRRPDFSTISSEDLSYFKNILGERGVVQDEETLDAVNTDWMRKYKGTSKLMLQPRTAEEVSQILKYCNSRCLAVVPQGGNTGLVGGSVPAFDEVIVSTSHMNKIISFDKVSGILVCEAGCILENLIAFLDNQGFVMPLDLGAKGSCQIGGNVSTNAGGLRLLRYGSLHGSVLGLEVVLANGTVLDMLGTLRKDNTGYDLKHLFIGSEGSLGIVTKVSIFTPPKLSSVNVCFLACKDYASCLKLLLEAKRKLGEILSAFEFLDHGAMDLVLKHLEGVRNPFPSSMHNFYVLIETTGSSESYDREKLDAFLLHSMENDLISDGVVAQDITQASSCWHIREGIPEALMKAGGVYKYDLSIPVEKMYDLVEEMGVRLGASAKVVAYGHLGDGNLHLNISTPQYDDKILSQIEPFVYEWTSKHKGSISAEHGLGLMKANKIHYTKSPENVQLMANIKKLLDPNGILNPYKVLPPSLFTKN
- the LOC125850767 gene encoding D-2-hydroxyglutarate dehydrogenase, mitochondrial isoform X1 encodes the protein MEDWKSTYRLLTHCKHFFHRRLSPNFDNSKPFCTSGSRYHCSQPSELVKPYIGNYQQEFQTFKHLPVSLGTNPWNTCRNQYRCFASQATIIQRRPDFSTISSEDLSYFKNILGERGVVQDEETLDAVNTDWMRKYKGTSKLMLQPRTAEEVSQILKYCNSRCLAVVPQGGNTGLVGGSVPAFDEVIVSTSHMNKIISFDKVSGILVCEAGCILENLIAFLDNQGFVMPLDLGAKGSCQIGGNVSTNAGGLRLLRYGSLHGSVLGLEVVLANGTVLDMLGTLRKDNTGYDLKHLFIGSEGSLGIVTKVSIFTPPKLSSVNVCFLACKDYASCLKLLLEAKRKLGEILSAFEFLDHGAMDLHYLLCYVEQVLKHLEGVRNPFPSSMHNFYVLIETTGSSESYDREKLDAFLLHSMENDLISDGVVAQDITQASSCWHIREGIPEALMKAGGVYKYDLSIPVEKMYDLVEEMGVRLGASAKVVAYGHLGDGNLHLNISTPQYDDKILSQIEPFVYEWTSKHKGSISAEHGLGLMKANKIHYTKSPENVQLMANIKKLLDPNGILNPYKVLPPSLFTKN